Genomic DNA from uncultured Erythrobacter sp.:
TTCCTCGCCATCATCCGGAGACGGAGGGAAAATCTCGGGATCAACTACCGCGCGCACGCCCGCGACAAACTGACTGTCACGCGGAAAGCCGGCATCCGCCATCACCTGCTTGAGATCCTGACCGTGCATCGCTGTCCAGAACGGTTCGTTGTTGTTGAACGCGTCCCAGTCACGCATGAACTGTTCGAACAACGGCATGTCGTCCGAGTATTGCGGCTGTTCTATATGCAGGATCAATCCGCCCGGCGCGAGAACGCGGTTCGCCTCGGACAGGATATTCGGCATCGCCTTCGATGAAAGCTCGTGCAGGAACATCGTCGTCTGGACCCAATCGAAACTGCCATCGGCCCAGCGGGACAGGTCTTCACCGGAAGCCTGCACAAATTTGATGTTTTTCACGCCCATCGCCGCTGCGCGCGCCGCCGCATAACGCAAAGAAGCGGCCGCCGTGTCGATCGCGATGACCTCTGCCTCAGGATAGGCCTGCGCGATCGGCACGGCGTTATGGCCGACGGTGCAGCCAATATCGAGAATGCGCTTGGGGTTCCAATCAGGGCGCTCAGTCTTGGCCCATTCGACGACAGCCTGACCGCCGCCATCATTGAGCCCGCCGAGTGCACCGCCAGTGGTGGCGAACAGACCAACGTCGTAATTGGCTCCGACCGTCACGTCGTCGGGCCGTTCCTCACTGTGATAGCCGCCGG
This window encodes:
- a CDS encoding class I SAM-dependent methyltransferase yields the protein MATDLPPPYTALTRHPMMPRTNHDEAARFNFLTHFNRYLSGAIGAGNKLAYDKEALPTFRAEHGRDPEHRYEVRDAMNKTDWHRIWSALKRNSMEMRQHNGRQAVLRQLDELDAMAKQFNEHSGLLELDPSVEQPHYQTAVDIHCQPGGYHSEERPDDVTVGANYDVGLFATTGGALGGLNDGGGQAVVEWAKTERPDWNPKRILDIGCTVGHNAVPIAQAYPEAEVIAIDTAAASLRYAAARAAAMGVKNIKFVQASGEDLSRWADGSFDWVQTTMFLHELSSKAMPNILSEANRVLAPGGLILHIEQPQYSDDMPLFEQFMRDWDAFNNNEPFWTAMHGQDLKQVMADAGFPRDSQFVAGVRAVVDPEIFPPSPDDGEEDFGRAAIWNAYGAWKPSEQAVAA